In the genome of Microbacterium saperdae, one region contains:
- a CDS encoding Lrp/AsnC family transcriptional regulator has protein sequence MSTTPKQPALDDISKRIVELLQEDGRRPYAEIGREVGLSEAAARQRVQRMTEAGIIQIVAVTDPMQLGFHRMSMIGIRVSADPRTIAEELTKIPELAYVVVTLGTFDILVEAVCESDEHLIDLIATRIRTIPGIAHTESLLYAGLYKDLYNWGTR, from the coding sequence ATGAGCACCACGCCGAAGCAGCCTGCCCTGGACGACATCTCCAAACGGATCGTCGAACTCCTCCAGGAGGACGGCCGCCGGCCATACGCAGAGATCGGTCGCGAGGTCGGGCTCAGCGAGGCGGCGGCCCGCCAGCGCGTCCAGCGGATGACCGAAGCGGGCATCATCCAGATCGTCGCCGTCACCGATCCGATGCAGCTCGGCTTCCACCGCATGTCGATGATCGGCATCCGCGTCTCCGCCGATCCGCGCACGATCGCCGAGGAACTCACGAAGATCCCCGAGCTCGCCTATGTCGTCGTCACCCTCGGCACCTTCGACATCCTCGTCGAAGCCGTGTGCGAGAGCGACGAGCACCTGATCGACCTCATCGCCACCCGCATCCGCACGATCCCCGGCATCGCGCACACCGAGAGCCTGCTCTATGCGGGGCTCTACAAAGACCTCTACAACTGGGGTACGCGCTGA